The Clostridioides sp. ES-S-0010-02 genome window below encodes:
- the obgE gene encoding GTPase ObgE, whose protein sequence is MFIDKARIFVKAGNGGNGSVAFRKEKYVPAGGPDGGDGGRGASIIFEVDLGLRTLMDFKYQKKYQAQHGGDGSKGKRAGKNGESLILKVPAGTVIRDEATGLVLADLKKEGDTAVVAKGGIGGKGNQHFANAVRQAPAFAKSGTDGEERWITLELKMIADVGLLGFPNVGKSTFLSVVTKAKPKIANYHFTTLTPNLGVVQTKFGDSFVLADIPGIIEGASEGIGLGHEFLRHVERTKVLIHIVDISGLEGRDPIEDFDKINDELKLYNEKLSTRPQVVVANKFDILEDESQFEKFKDELEGRGYTVFKMSAATRQGIDDVIAYVSKMLKEVEDVELVSEEEMYRPELDIGTEEGLNIDVEDGLYVVTGKALRRIMYSVNFDDMESLQYFQKAMESQGVFDRLREMGIEDGDVVRIYELEFEFYN, encoded by the coding sequence TTGTTTATAGATAAAGCGAGAATATTTGTAAAAGCTGGAAATGGTGGAAATGGTTCGGTAGCATTTAGAAAAGAAAAATATGTTCCAGCTGGTGGGCCAGATGGTGGAGATGGTGGTCGTGGAGCGAGCATCATATTTGAAGTTGATTTAGGTCTTAGAACATTAATGGACTTTAAATACCAGAAAAAATATCAAGCTCAACACGGTGGCGACGGTAGCAAAGGTAAAAGGGCTGGTAAAAATGGAGAAAGCTTAATATTAAAAGTACCAGCAGGTACAGTAATAAGAGATGAAGCTACAGGTCTTGTACTAGCAGATTTAAAGAAAGAAGGAGATACAGCAGTAGTTGCAAAAGGTGGTATAGGTGGTAAAGGTAATCAACACTTTGCAAATGCAGTAAGACAAGCTCCAGCTTTTGCAAAGTCTGGTACAGATGGAGAAGAAAGATGGATAACTCTTGAACTTAAAATGATAGCAGATGTAGGTCTTTTAGGATTTCCAAATGTAGGTAAGTCAACATTTTTATCAGTTGTAACCAAAGCTAAGCCCAAAATTGCAAACTATCATTTTACAACATTGACACCAAATTTAGGTGTTGTTCAAACTAAGTTTGGAGATAGTTTTGTACTTGCTGATATACCTGGAATTATAGAGGGTGCTTCTGAAGGTATAGGATTAGGTCATGAATTCTTAAGACATGTTGAGAGAACTAAGGTATTGATACATATTGTAGATATATCTGGACTGGAAGGTAGAGACCCAATTGAGGATTTTGACAAAATAAATGATGAACTTAAATTATATAATGAGAAGCTTTCAACAAGACCTCAGGTTGTAGTTGCAAATAAATTTGATATATTGGAAGATGAAAGCCAATTTGAAAAATTTAAGGATGAATTAGAAGGTAGAGGATATACAGTATTTAAGATGTCTGCAGCAACTCGTCAAGGAATAGATGATGTAATTGCCTACGTTTCTAAAATGTTAAAAGAAGTAGAAGATGTGGAATTAGTTTCAGAAGAAGAAATGTATAGACCAGAACTTGATATTGGAACAGAAGAAGGATTGAACATAGATGTTGAAGATGGTTTATATGTAGTTACAGGTAAGGCACTTAGAAGAATAATGTATTCTGTAAATTTTGATGATATGGAATCACTTCAATATTTCCAAAAAGCTATGGAAAGTCAAGGTGTATTTGATAGGCTTAGAGAGATGGGAATTGAAGATGGGGATGTAGTTAGAATTTACGAATTGGAATTTGAATTTTACAATTAA
- the rpmA gene encoding 50S ribosomal protein L27 has protein sequence MLNMNLQLLASKKGVGSSKNGRDSISKRLGVKRFDGQLVTAGSIIVRQRGTKIHPGTNVGKGSDDTLFALVDGTVKFERKDKKRKKVSIYPVAIAE, from the coding sequence ATGTTAAACATGAATTTACAATTATTAGCATCTAAAAAAGGGGTAGGTTCTTCTAAAAATGGTAGAGATTCTATATCTAAAAGATTAGGTGTTAAGAGATTCGATGGGCAATTAGTAACTGCTGGAAGTATAATAGTTAGACAAAGAGGAACTAAAATACATCCAGGAACTAATGTTGGAAAAGGTAGCGATGATACTTTATTTGCATTAGTTGATGGTACTGTTAAATTCGAAAGAAAAGACAAGAAGAGAAAAAAAGTTAGTATATATCCAGTAGCAATAGCTGAGTAA